One Halodesulfovibrio sp. DNA window includes the following coding sequences:
- a CDS encoding diguanylate cyclase: MAVTGNTMNCLLVLEHDAEAVLGSIRHLLDEKKYSVRQIGASIEQLLAVYRGDPRSVFVANVDCDSTVHFLNQMAQSEACSHLPIICCSATFKKAEFYREQLFQPFAYLPLPCPDVMFECTLESAYNYSAVQVRHSCAVEKYTLIAQNISESVVFLDTSWRIDFANEHLKQLLGCSAPLQGEHIQTFLDTETVARLESVCSKLGENSKQSFQGYVITSEDEMVPVWFAVSEVAGCENLLCVMTNLEENLQAEAALREAEAKYRALYQNAAEGMFRIEETGRIIEANAAFNKIFGFEISDWATVPTSYNLSERFVTSTDFIKLMEQVQSVGRQSKFNAQLMRSDGTPIWGEISAQWSVDPKNQIPYVEGILSDVTERRRVELDLQHRATRDCLTGVFSRLSFTEKLHSIFASACYENTRFAVLYLDLNDFKNVNDTYGHHSGDIVIKELVGRIATQIRERDVFGRIGGDEFCIVLEDIRSTKDVDAVVDKVRSVADAPVRINEEHSVSVGLSVGAAIFPEDGDSPEVLLQRADKAMYQEKRS, translated from the coding sequence ATGGCAGTCACAGGCAACACGATGAATTGTCTTTTGGTACTTGAACATGATGCTGAGGCTGTGTTGGGCAGCATCAGGCATCTGTTGGATGAAAAAAAATATAGTGTGCGACAAATTGGAGCATCTATAGAACAGTTGCTCGCTGTCTACAGGGGGGATCCACGTTCAGTTTTTGTGGCTAATGTGGATTGTGACAGTACAGTACACTTTCTTAATCAGATGGCACAAAGCGAGGCTTGTTCGCATTTGCCGATTATTTGTTGCTCTGCAACCTTCAAAAAGGCTGAGTTTTACCGAGAACAGCTTTTTCAGCCCTTTGCCTATCTTCCTCTTCCTTGTCCTGATGTGATGTTTGAATGCACACTGGAATCGGCATACAACTATAGTGCTGTGCAAGTCCGACATAGTTGTGCTGTGGAAAAATATACACTTATCGCGCAAAATATTTCAGAAAGTGTCGTCTTTTTGGATACATCATGGCGTATTGATTTTGCGAACGAGCATTTGAAACAGTTATTGGGTTGTAGTGCCCCTTTGCAAGGGGAGCATATACAAACTTTCCTTGATACAGAAACGGTTGCCCGACTTGAGTCTGTATGCAGCAAGCTGGGTGAAAATTCGAAACAAAGCTTTCAGGGCTATGTGATTACCTCCGAAGATGAAATGGTGCCTGTATGGTTTGCTGTAAGTGAGGTTGCCGGTTGTGAAAATCTGCTTTGTGTAATGACAAACCTTGAAGAAAACTTGCAAGCGGAAGCTGCGTTGCGAGAGGCTGAGGCGAAGTATCGTGCTTTGTATCAGAATGCAGCTGAAGGCATGTTCCGCATTGAAGAGACTGGAAGAATTATAGAGGCAAACGCAGCTTTTAATAAAATTTTTGGATTTGAAATTTCTGACTGGGCAACAGTACCTACAAGTTACAATCTTTCTGAGCGGTTTGTAACTTCGACTGATTTTATTAAACTGATGGAACAGGTGCAATCTGTTGGGCGTCAGTCAAAATTTAATGCTCAGTTGATGCGTTCGGATGGGACACCTATATGGGGAGAGATTTCTGCTCAGTGGAGTGTTGATCCTAAAAATCAAATTCCGTATGTGGAAGGTATCTTATCAGATGTAACTGAGCGGCGGCGTGTTGAATTGGACTTGCAGCATAGAGCAACTCGTGATTGCCTGACGGGTGTTTTTAGCAGACTTTCATTTACAGAAAAGTTGCATTCAATTTTTGCAAGTGCTTGCTACGAGAATACGCGGTTTGCTGTTTTGTATCTTGATTTGAATGATTTTAAAAACGTGAATGATACCTACGGACACCATTCCGGCGATATTGTTATTAAAGAGCTTGTTGGTCGGATAGCAACTCAGATTCGGGAACGTGATGTTTTCGGGCGTATTGGTGGTGACGAGTTTTGTATTGTGCTCGAAGATATACGCTCAACCAAGGATGTGGATGCAGTTGTGGATAAAGTCCGAAGCGTTGCTGATGCTCCCGTTCGAATAAACGAAGAGCATTCAGTCAGTGTTGGATTAAGTGTCGGTGCTGCTATTTTTCCAGAAGATGGCGATTCTCCGGAAGTCTTACTGCAACGGGCAGACAAGGCTATGTATCAGGAAAAGCGCAGCTAA
- a CDS encoding glutamate-5-semialdehyde dehydrogenase, whose protein sequence is MDTYQLLEEMGQKASVAARKLTAASPEMKSKALKRLAELITEKQDQITAANEIDIAKAEEKGLDAPRLNRLRLTPAIIAEMASACEFIADMDDPVGAIETQWQRPNGMLVGKMRIPLGVIAMIYESRPNVTIDSGILCLKAGNAIILRGGSEAINSNIALAKLLHEALEYAGLPKECVQVIPTTDREAIKAMCKLDEHIDVIIPRGGETLIRTVVELATMPVLKHYKGVCHAFIDKSANLTEALDIIINGKTQRPGVCNALEGLLVHKDIAEEFLPMVAEELGEQRSVEFRACPTSFPLLGKHAVAMTEADPGTEYHDLILLVKIVDSMQEAQDYIADHGSNHTEIICTQDYTRAMKFMREVDASCVSVNASTRFNDGGQLGLGAEIGISTSKLHSYGPMGVTELTTTKFVIFGQGQVRQ, encoded by the coding sequence ATGGATACTTATCAACTGTTAGAAGAGATGGGACAAAAAGCATCCGTTGCTGCGCGCAAACTTACTGCTGCCAGTCCGGAAATGAAGTCAAAAGCACTAAAACGCCTTGCTGAGCTTATTACTGAAAAGCAAGACCAGATTACTGCTGCAAACGAAATTGATATTGCCAAAGCAGAAGAAAAGGGTCTTGATGCCCCTCGACTCAATCGCTTGCGTCTTACTCCGGCAATTATTGCCGAAATGGCTAGCGCTTGTGAATTTATTGCCGACATGGATGACCCCGTTGGTGCAATTGAAACGCAGTGGCAGCGTCCTAATGGTATGCTGGTAGGTAAAATGCGGATTCCACTCGGCGTAATTGCTATGATCTACGAATCCCGTCCGAATGTTACCATTGACTCCGGTATTCTTTGCTTGAAAGCAGGCAATGCAATCATCCTCCGTGGTGGCTCCGAGGCAATCAATTCCAACATTGCCCTTGCAAAGCTTCTTCATGAAGCTCTTGAATATGCCGGACTGCCAAAAGAATGTGTGCAGGTTATTCCGACTACAGATCGTGAAGCGATCAAAGCAATGTGCAAGCTTGACGAACACATTGACGTCATAATTCCTCGCGGAGGCGAAACCCTTATCCGTACTGTTGTAGAACTGGCGACAATGCCGGTATTGAAACACTACAAAGGGGTTTGTCATGCATTTATTGATAAAAGTGCGAACCTGACTGAAGCACTTGATATCATTATCAATGGTAAAACTCAGCGTCCGGGTGTTTGTAACGCTTTGGAAGGCTTGCTTGTTCACAAAGACATTGCCGAAGAATTTTTGCCTATGGTAGCTGAAGAGTTGGGTGAACAGCGCTCTGTAGAATTCCGTGCTTGCCCTACCTCTTTCCCATTGCTCGGCAAGCATGCAGTCGCTATGACTGAAGCTGATCCAGGAACAGAATACCACGACCTTATTCTTCTAGTAAAAATTGTCGATTCCATGCAAGAGGCACAAGACTACATTGCCGACCATGGTTCCAACCATACAGAAATTATTTGCACACAAGACTACACGCGCGCGATGAAGTTCATGCGCGAAGTTGATGCGTCATGTGTTTCCGTAAACGCCTCTACCCGCTTCAATGATGGTGGACAGCTTGGACTCGGAGCAGAGATCGGCATCAGCACATCTAAACTGCATTCATACGGCCCAATGGGCGTAACAGAACTCACTACGACTAAATTCGTCATTTTTGGTCAAGGTCAAGTTCGCCAATAA
- the nadD gene encoding nicotinate-nucleotide adenylyltransferase, whose product MKRIAILGGTFNPTHIMHIRPAVEVQEAFNLDRIDFVPCATPPHKKENGLLSFELRNRMIRAAINRYPDFRVNELEAERSGPSYTYDTLQDYKKKEGDCELFFIMGSIDLPTLADWHRGLELIEHTNIIVLARSDADEKQFNTLCPQYWPEHTALAPADNITAGYTVGDHSIYFLQQPRIDVSATLIRERWMQDRDISYLVPDSVHKIMHDYADIITECWGDAQNCS is encoded by the coding sequence ATGAAACGTATTGCTATTCTCGGGGGAACATTTAACCCCACTCACATTATGCATATTCGCCCTGCGGTAGAAGTTCAGGAAGCATTTAATCTTGACCGCATCGACTTTGTACCATGCGCCACACCGCCGCATAAAAAAGAAAATGGACTGCTGTCTTTTGAGCTACGCAATCGTATGATTCGTGCTGCAATCAACCGCTATCCTGACTTTCGTGTGAATGAATTAGAAGCAGAACGCTCCGGTCCTTCGTACACATACGACACTCTTCAAGACTACAAAAAAAAAGAAGGGGATTGCGAGCTGTTTTTTATTATGGGGTCAATCGATTTACCTACGCTCGCAGACTGGCATAGAGGCTTAGAGCTTATTGAGCATACGAACATCATCGTACTGGCACGCTCTGATGCCGACGAGAAACAATTCAATACACTCTGCCCACAATATTGGCCGGAACATACCGCACTCGCTCCCGCAGACAACATTACAGCTGGATATACTGTAGGAGATCACAGCATCTACTTCCTGCAACAGCCACGCATTGACGTTTCCGCCACACTTATTCGAGAACGGTGGATGCAGGATCGTGACATTTCGTACCTAGTTCCTGACAGCGTTCATAAAATCATGCATGACTATGCCGATATTATTACAGAATGCTGGGGCGATGCTCAAAACTGCTCCTGA